In a single window of the Vicugna pacos chromosome 8, VicPac4, whole genome shotgun sequence genome:
- the ALDH8A1 gene encoding 2-aminomuconic semialdehyde dehydrogenase isoform X1 — MAASRALLTLENFIGGKFLPCNSYLDSYDPSTGEVYCRVPDSGKEEIEAAVEAARAAFPGWSSRSPQERSQVLHQLADLLEQSLEELAQAESKDQGKTITLARTMDIPRSVQNFRFFASSILHHTSECTQMDHLGCLHYTVRAPVGIAGLISPWNLPLYLLTWKMAPAIAAGNTVIAKPSELTSVTAWMMCRLLEKAGVPAGVVNIVFGTGPRVGEALVSHPEVPLISFTGSQPTAERITQLSAPHCKKLSLELGGKNPALIFEDANLEECVPTTVRSSFANQGEICLCTSRIFVQKSIYNEFLKRFVEATRMWKVGIPSDPSANMGALISKAHLEKVRSYIKRARMEGAQILCGEGVDKLNLPPRNQTGYFMLPTVITDIKDESCCMKEEIFGPVTCVVPFDSEEEVIQRANSVKYGLAATVWSSNVGRVHRVAKRLQAGLVWTNCWLIRELNLPFGGMKSSGVGREGVKDSYEFFTEIKTITVKH; from the exons ATTGAAGCCGcggtggaagcagccagagcaGCTTTTCCAGGCTGGTCGTCCCGGAGCCCCCAGGAGCGCTCGCAGGTGCTGCACCAGCTGGCGGATTTGCTGGAACAGTCCCTGGAGGAGCTGGCTCAGGCTGAATCGAAGGACCAAG GGAAAACCATTACACTGGCAAGAACCATGGACATTCCCAGGTCTGTACAGAACTTCCGGTTCTTTGCCTCCTCCATCCTGCACCACACATCAGAGTGCACGCAGATGGACCACCTGGGCTGTCTGCACTACACGGTGCGGGCCCCCGTGGGCATCG CTGGTCTGATCAGTCCCTGGAATCTGCCACTCTACTTGCTGACCTGGAAGATGGCTCCGGCGATCGCTGCTGGCAACACTGTGATAGCCAAGCCCAGCGAGCTGACTTCAGTGACTGCGTGGATGATGTGCAGACTCCTGGAGAAGGCAG GTGTTCCAGCAGGCGTGGTCAACATTGTGTTTGGAACGGGGCCCCGGGTGGGTGAAGCCTTGGTGTCCCATCCGGAGGTGCCCCTCATCTCCTTCACGGGGAGCCAGCCCACAGCCGAGCGCATCACGCAGCTGAGTGCTCCCCACTGCAAGAAGCTCTCGCTGGAGCTGGGGGGCAAGAATCCTGCCCTCATCTTTGAAGACGCCAACCTGGAAGAGTGCGTTCCCACCACCGTCAGGTCCAGCTTTGCCAACCAG GGGGAAATCTGCCTCTGCACCAGCAGGATCTTTGTCCAGAAGAGCATctataatgaatttttaaagaggTTTGTGGAAGCTACCAGAATGTGGAAGGTTGGCATTCCCTCCGACCCATCGGCCAACATGGGCGCTCTGATCAGTAAAGCTCATTTGGAGAAA GTCAGAAGTTACATCAAGAGAGCTCGCATGGAAGGGGCCCAAATTCTGTGCGGTGAGGGAGTGGATAAGTTGAACCTCCCCCCCAGGAACCAGACAGGGTATTTCATGCTTCCCACGGTGATAACAGACATTAAGGACGAGTCCTGCTGCATGAAGGAAGAGATATTTGGTCCAGTGACGTGTGTTGTCCCCTTTGATAGCGAAGAGGAAGTGATTCAAAGAGCCAACAGCGTTAAATACGGGCTGGCCGCGACGGTGTGGTCAAGCAACGTGGGGCGTGTCCACCGGGTGGCAAAGAGGTTACAGGCAGGCTTGGTCTGGACAAACTGCTGGCTCATCAGAGAGCTGAACCTGCCTTTCGGGGGGATGAAGAGTTCGGGGGTGGGCAGAGAAGGAGTCAAAGACTCTTACGAATTCTTTACTGAAATCAAAACCATCACTGTTAAACACTGA